The genomic segment TGGCGGAAAAGACTCTGGCAGCCCAGTTCAACAAAGCAGGCCATGAGATCGTTGATCACTACACCTATGCATTCATGGGGGATGGCTGTCTGATGGAGGGTGTCTCTCACGAGGCCTGCTCTCTCGCGGGTACCCTGGGCCTTGGCAAACTGATCGCTTTTTGGGATGACAACGGCATCTCTATCGATGGTGAAGTCGAAGGCTGGTTCTCCGATGATACCCCGAAGCGTTTTGAAGCCTACGGCTGGCATGTGATCCCGGCGGTGGATGGTCACGATGCACAAGCGATCGATGCTGCAATTGTTGCGGCGAAAGCCGATCCACGCCCGACGCTTATCTGCACCAAGACTATTATCGGCTTTGGCTCCCCCAACAAGTCCGGCTCACACGACTGCCACGGCGCACCACTGGGTGCCGAAGAGATTGCTGCCACCCGTAAAGAGCTCGGATGGGAGCATGGTCCTTTTGAGATCCCAAGCGAAGTTTACGCACAGTGGGATGCAAAAGAAGCGGGCGCCGCCAAGGAAGCCGCCTGGAACGACAAGCTTAGCGCTTATGAGGCAGCCTACCCTGAGCTTGCAGCAGAGTTCAAACGCCGCGTCGAAGGCGAGCTCCCGGCTCAGTGGCAAGAAAAAGCGAACCAGATCATTGCCGATCTTCAGGCAAACCCGGCAAACATCGCATCGCGCAAGGCATCGCAAAATGCCCTGGAAGCTTTTGGTCAGATGCTTCCCGAGTTCCTGGGGGGCTCCGCGGACCTAGCACCATCGAATCTGACGATGTGGTCTGGCTCCAAGTCGGTTTCTGCCGAAGATCCGTCCGGTAACTACATCCACTACGGTGTCCGTGAGTTCGGGATGACCGCCATCATGAACGGGATCGCCCTGCACGGCGGCTTCGTGCCTTACGGCGGAACCTTCCTGATGTTCATGGAGTACGCACGCAACGCGATGCGGATGGCTGCACTGATGAAGGTCCAGAACATCCAGGTCTACACCCACGACTCTATCGGCCTGGGTGAAGATGGTCCGACTCACCAGCCGGTTGAGCAGATCGCTTCATTGCGCCTGACTCCCAACATGAGCACCTGGCGTCCCTGTGACCAGGTTGAGTCAGCAGTCGCCTGGAAACTGGCGATCGAGCGTAAAGATGGCCCGACCTCGCTTATCTTCTCTCGCCAGAACCTTGCACAGCAGGAGCGTAGCTCTGAGCAGGTCGCTGATATCGCCAAAGGTGGTTACATCCTCAAAGACTGTGCGGGTACACCTGAGCTTATCCTTATCGCAACAGGATCAGAGGTTGAGCTGGCGGTCCAGGCCGCAGACCAGCTGACGGCTGAAGGCAAAAAGGTCCGGGTGGTTTCCATGCCATCGACCGATGCATTCGACAAGCAGGATGCAGCTTACCGTGAAGCGGTACTGCCTTCAGAGGTTACAGCCCGTATCGCAATTGAAGCTGGCATCGCCGATTTCTGGTACAAGTATGTTGGCTTTGGCGGCAAGATTATCGGCATGACCACCTTCGGTGAGTCGGCCCCGGCAGCAGAGCTGTTTAAGATGTTCGGTTTCACCACCGAAAACCTGATCAAGACAGCCAAAGAGCTGCTGGCTTAATCTGAACTCCGGACTCTTTTACCAACCAAGCCGAGACCCACTGTCTCGGCTTTTTTGACTCTGTGCGCGCTTAATGGATTATCAGATCAAATTGCTCTCTTAGATGACTGATATGAACCACAAAAAAAGCTCAACACTTGCTCTCAAAACCTCTAATAAACCACCTCCTCTTCACAGGACGCTTCTTTCTCCGGGCAGGTCACAAAATCTGTAATTTTAGAGTGAACCACATACTTTGTGACATTGAGTTCGGGACAACGCTGGTTGATGTTTTCCACCAGGTTGACCACAAAAAGATCATGCAACATCTGGCTGGTTAAAATATAAAGCAGCAGTGAGTTGATCCTATTTTTGAGACTGGAGCTCCAGAAATTGAGGCGATGGAAAATTTGCAAGCCTCTGACGAAATGGACATTGAATATCCCAGCCTGTTTAATCGCAGCTTGGCTAAGATATTTTTCAATGAGCTTCCTGGAGGCAGGGCAGGTTTTTTTGAGAACCAATAGGGGCGGAGCCGAAAACGGGTGTTTTGTTCTGTTGTAAATCTCTGGAATGATCCTATCCTTAAACGCCTCTTTGAGGACATACTTTTCGTTTTCCCCCTTAACCTTGAGCTCCACCGGGATGGTTCGGGCATATTCAAAAAGCTTATGATCCAGAAAGGGGACTCTACCCTCAATGGAGTTTGCCATCTCCTGACGGTCCCCTAAGATCGTCAGAATGTAGGAAGCAAGGTGCCCTTTAATACTAAAAAACTGCCGCTTTTGCTCGAAACTTAAACCATCGGTCTTGTCACGACTTATGATTTGATGCAGCCGACTGACCGGGTGATTTTGCTTAAGCTTAAGACGATGGGCATGACTAAACAGACGATTAAAAAATCCCTGACGTTTCTCACTGAAGCTCTCTGCCATCTCAATCTGTGGGATAAAGCCAAATTGCTCTTTTAAAAACTCTTTTTGTTGGCGATGGTTGCCTCGCATTTTGGTGCTCTTTGAGTTGCCGGTCCAAATATTTTGAGCGATAGAAAAAGACTCACCCTTGAAGTAGGGATAACCCAGGAACACCTCATCCGCCCCCTCTCCGGTGAGCACCACCTTGACATGCTGACGGGCTAGTTTTGACAGCAGGAACTTTCCAACTCCGTGAAGATTAAGAGCCGGAAGCTCCACGTTCCATAGGCTGTCCTCGAGATTACCAAATAGGTTATGCCGATTACAGATAATGGTATGAGACTCAGCACCAATGGCATCCGCTTGTTTTTGAGCTATCTGGGCTTCATCAAACTGCCTTACTTCATTGAAGCAAATAGTAAATGTCTTCAATTTATCAGGATGTAGCCTGGAAACAGTTGAGGCAATAATAGCTGAATCAATACCACCGCTCAGATAGACGCCAACCGGCACATCGGCCCGCAGACGAGTTTTCACCGCCTCATCGAGATGATGACGGATCTCTGGTTTTGCTTCCTCAAGTGTCTGAGGCCGTATCTGTTTCGGCAATTCAATATCCCAATAGCGCCGAACCTCTACCTTACCCTGAAGGCTGATCTCAAGATAACAACCGGGGGGCACAGTTTGTATCCCCTCAAAGACCGTATTCACATTCACAAAGCTCAGGGTATCTCTTAGTGCCAATGGATCAATTTTCGCGTTATGAAGGCCTGAGGCAAAAATGGCCTTAGCTTCAGAGCCCAGCAGAACCTGCCCCTCTTTTTCTACATAGTAAAGAGGCTTTATACCAAAACGATCTTTGACCGCATAGACAGTCTTTCTGATCCGATCAAAGAGTATGAATGAGAATTCGCCTCTGAGCTCCTTTAAAAATTTAATTCCATATTCCTGATAAAGGTAGAGAATAACTTCAGAGTCTGACTTTGTTTTAAACTGATACCCTTTATTTTTTAGTTCAGTACGAATAGATTCGAAATCGTATACCTCACCATTACACACCAGAACAATCGAGTCATCAGAGGAGGTAATCGGCTGATCGCCCGTTTCAAGATCAATAATCGATAGCCGGGCGTGCCCAAGACTCACTCTGTTATCAATATCCTGGTAGAGTCCCGCGCCATCCGGTCCCCTGTGATAAAGCGCTTTAACTGAGTCGCACAGTTTATGCTCAGTTATATTGGTATTTACAAACCCGCTAATCCCACACATAAAACACCTATAAAAATATTAGACCACTAAATTCCGTGTTCAATAAAAGTGAAAGCACAAATGTGCTCAATACCAGTTACAGTTCGACAATAAACATCCAGTGAGACTCTAAGTTGTCAATTGCAACCACCGGCTATTTCATTGCGTGCGTAGAAACAATTTGCTAAAAATAAATCCGGTCATGGATAAAAACTACTTTCAGTGTTCTCACTGCTTGACGCCAGATATCTTCCAAACTGAATCAGCCCATAAGCTTAAATTTATTAAGGTGATTCTTGTATATCTCACCTTCACCTAAAGTCAGCCTCAATATATTAAATTAACCTTTAATAGGCTAATGCCTGTGAAGTCACTGGATTAGACACTTTACTCGCAAAATTTATTTGGCTATTCACTAATTTAGACATCATTCGGATCTCTTTTTCAGTGAGATTCATGGCTGCATCGACCCAGATATCACCGATATCAAGCATAGCCTGATAACTCAGAGGGTTAACACATGATCGAACTTTTTTCATTGCCTTCAGACTGTTTAACCGATTTCGGCTTGATCGAATATATGAATTAACCGCCGACTCTCCGCCTCCCTCGTCAACCAACTCATCAATGACTCCAAGTTCATAGAACTCTTGAGCGCTATATTGCTTGCCGCTGAGGATTATTTTCTCTGTCATGGAAGGGCTGACACGCTGCATCAATAAGTTATAGGCCCCCATCCCGGGAAATAGGTTAAACAGAACTTCGGGAAAACCCAGTTTTGCCTGTCGCTCGACAATGATGATAGCACTCGATAGTGCAGCCTCCAGGCCTCCACCTAACGCATTTCCATGAATCAAAGAGATAGTCGTAATGCCAAGTTCATGCTGGGTATTGTTAAAATATACCGCATCAATACAGCGTCTTGCATAGTCTCGCAGACCTTCACTATCCCTGGATTCTATACAATGGCTGAAGTGTGCCAGATCCCCCCAAAACTAAACACCGGATGACGCGATGTGATGATGTTAAACTCTATATCAATCCGCCTTCCTTCATGGGGTAACTTGCCATTAAGATTTTTCAAAATTGAGTGGAATTCATTTACCTCCTTTAACAGCTCCGGCGTAAAGCAGGAGCGAGGCTCAGAATTCAGGTAGAGCCAAGCAGATTTCTGCTCAGGCTTGACTATTACTTCCAAATATTTAAAGTTTTTAAGTGATGCTTCATGTGTATAATATAAGTTACTCATCACAAATCCTTTTTTGAATAAACTCATCCATTAACAACTAACAAAAATAAAGCTATAGCCTATAACCCTAGCCTCGGCCGCTAAAAAACTTCACCTGCATAGCAGGATCCCTCGCTTAAATTAAACATCTGACGCACTTACCGGCTCATTTTTCTGCAGGAGGACGCCGATTATAGTCATAAAATAAACACAGATAGTCAACACAATGAAAACAATTAAAGTCATCTCGTTACTATTTAGGGAGGGTTTTGGATTAATATAACTCATTTTGACAATAAGGCTAAAAGCAGACATCGCACAAAGAAACTAATCAAACAAATCCTCAAAAAAATATCAAGTAACTCCCGAGTCAGCTGAGCATACGACGTTCAGAAAACCCAATAAAAAAACACCTCTTCAATCTTATAAATAATTTATTCAAATAATCGAGCAGATCCATTAAATAAACTAAAGCCTCAATAGTAAGGATAAAAATAACAAGTGTTCAGGTTCAGCCGTACAGCTCTCAGTCAGAATCAGTTTCAAATATCAGCGGTAAACCAGACACTCATGGCCCAACTTAGAGTGAAGCGACTTAAGCAGCAACGGCTATCTGCAGGGAGGTGATGCTGTGCCTGTATCCCCAGCTGATGACAGCTGCAGCGACCATGGTTTCTGCGGGCTAGTGCTTAAATAATTTTACCACCCACTTGTACGATGAAGTACTTGAGCCATGGGCGAAGTTATTCGTGGAATAACGTAGCGCGAGGTATGGACACCGAGCAGGGAAAGGTTATCAAGGATGGTAATCGGCGAGTCACCTAGCTCGATGGAGGGGGGATGTTGCTCCCGGAGCAACTTCACGCGAGATAGGATATCGAGCTGGGGAGGTTTATCAAGGATGATAAATGCATCGCGCGGAGTAAGGTTTTGCCTACTTTTGACGATCTAAAAGTAGGGTGCAGTCGGGCACCCCCGACATTGTCTGAAGTTGTGGTGCAAGCGAAAGCACCCAGATAAGCGGTACAGACAATAACGCTTATCTGCACTAGGGCTCGGGTGTATTGCCTAACGACTGGTGCACATACTCGCGGAACGCTTCTGCCGGAAGTGGCTTGCTAAAATAGTACCCCTGGATCACATCGCTGTCGGTGGTCTTTAGAAAGTCCAGTTGCTCCTGAGTCTCGACTCCCTCGACCACCACCCCAAGCTGCAGGGCCTTTGCCATGGCGATGATCGCCTGGACGATCAGCACCTCATCCTGATTATCCGGCACCTCCATGATAAAGGCTCTGTCTACCTTGAGCTCATCGATTGGGAATCGCTTGAGATAACTCAGGGATGAGTAGCCGGTGCCAAAGTCATCAATAGACAGACCAACCCCAAGTTGCTTGATCGCCTTGAGAACCTTGATGGTTGCCTGGACATCCTGCATCGCCATGCTCTCGGTGATTTCGATCACCAGCTGCTGGGGTTGTAATCCCGACTGTTGCAGTGCCTCGGTCACCCGGCTTGGAAAATCACTCTCCTTAAACTGCTGCCCCGAGACATTGACGCACACCTTCAGGGCTCCCAGGCCTGCGCGGGTCCACTGAGCGGTCTGCAGGCACGCCTGCTGGAGTATCCAGCTGCCGATAGGCACGATCAGCCCCAGCTCCTCGGCCAGGGGCACAAATTGATCCGGTGGGATCATCCCCTTTTGTGGATGAACCCAACGGATCAGTGTCTCCATGCCTATCGTTTGATGGGTATGGATATCCACCTTGGGCTGGTAGTGAAGTTCCAATTGGTGATTGGCCAGGGCCTGGCGCAGATCCCCCTCCAGGGCCAGCCTCTTGCGGGACTGCTCATTGATGGTGCTGGAGTAAAACCGGTAAAGATCCTTGCCCTGCTCCTTGGCATGGCGCATCGCCGAGCTGGCACTCTGAATCAATTGCTCCGGATAGTGACCATCATCGGGCGACAAAGAGATGCCGATGCTCGCGGTGACAAATAGCTGCTGACCGTTTATTTCGAAGGGATGGTGCAGATTATTGATAATTTTTCGGGCAATCGCTGCGGCCTCTTCCGGCCGCTCCAGCACGGGAAGCAGTGCGGTAAACTCATCGCCCCCTAAGCGGGCTAAACACTGAGAATTATCCTCTGAGCTCACCACCTCCTCACTTTGTACCACCTCCTGGATCCGCTCGGTCACTGCCTGCAGTACCCTATCCCCGACCTGGACCCCAAAACTCTCATTGATCTGACCAAAGCGGTCCAGAGCGATGCTCAGCACCGCCACCTGCTTTGCGATAACGGCGGCGCTCTGCAAAGCCCAGCCTAAGCGATCGATAAACAGCTTTCGATTGGGAAGCTGGGTCAGGCCATCATAGTAGGCCAGTTGATCCAAATAAGCCTTGAGAGCCAGGGTGTTTCTAAGGCGCAAGATTAGCTCACTGGCATCCACCGGCTTGGCCAGAAAATCGGTGGCCCCAAGCTCCAGCGCCTTAAGCTTGGTCGGCGCATCACTGGATGAGGTCAGCACGATCACCGGCAGGTAGGCAAACTCCTGATGCTGACGGATTTGACTTAAGATCTCAAACCCAGAGATCTCCGGCATAACCAGATCCAGCAGTAGTATGTCCGGGCGGCGTTTCTCTAACACCGCCATCGCCTCACGGGGATCTTCGACGCTGATGAAGCGCTGATAGCCCTCATCCTCTAAGAAGGCCTGCACCAGCTCCATCATGATCGGCTCATCGTCCACCATCATCAGAAGTGCATCTTTAAAGTCCGTATCATTGAGTCTTGCACTGTCGGATCCCTTGATCCGGCGCTGAGTGTCCATATCTGCTCCTGTTGGGCATCCCAAGGGGATCTTCTCTATCCCCTAGTTAAGGTTAATTCGGCTACAAATGATCTGAATGATCTCCAGTAACTGCTGGCACTTAGCCCACTCACTGTGTTTGGCTGCTACCTCGAGCTCGGCAGCAGGCTCGGTGAAGAGCTCAAAGCCCACAGAGCCTCCGGCTCCCTTAAGCCAGTGAGCCAGCTCGCTAAGCTGCTGAGACTCTTTAGCCTCAAGAGCGTTTGCCATTTCGCTCACCTTCTGCTCAAGTCGCGGGATAAATTTCTCGACGATCGCCCTGAATCTCTCCCCCTGGGTAGCAAGGGAGGACTCGACTCGCTCAGGGATCTCCCACTTGTGCTCCCGGACCTGCGGCTGGGGTGCTGCCTCCGGCTCAATCGAGATCCGATCCCTCAGGGCTGTTATCTCTACAAGCTGTGAC from the Dongshaea marina genome contains:
- the tkt gene encoding transketolase, encoding MMDRKYLANAIRALSMDGVQQANSGHPGAPMGMADIAEVLWRSHLNHNPTNPQWADRDRFVLSNGHGSMLIYSLLHLAGYELSIDDLKSFRQLHSKTPGHPEYGYAPGIETTTGPLGQGITNAVGMALAEKTLAAQFNKAGHEIVDHYTYAFMGDGCLMEGVSHEACSLAGTLGLGKLIAFWDDNGISIDGEVEGWFSDDTPKRFEAYGWHVIPAVDGHDAQAIDAAIVAAKADPRPTLICTKTIIGFGSPNKSGSHDCHGAPLGAEEIAATRKELGWEHGPFEIPSEVYAQWDAKEAGAAKEAAWNDKLSAYEAAYPELAAEFKRRVEGELPAQWQEKANQIIADLQANPANIASRKASQNALEAFGQMLPEFLGGSADLAPSNLTMWSGSKSVSAEDPSGNYIHYGVREFGMTAIMNGIALHGGFVPYGGTFLMFMEYARNAMRMAALMKVQNIQVYTHDSIGLGEDGPTHQPVEQIASLRLTPNMSTWRPCDQVESAVAWKLAIERKDGPTSLIFSRQNLAQQERSSEQVADIAKGGYILKDCAGTPELILIATGSEVELAVQAADQLTAEGKKVRVVSMPSTDAFDKQDAAYREAVLPSEVTARIAIEAGIADFWYKYVGFGGKIIGMTTFGESAPAAELFKMFGFTTENLIKTAKELLA
- the asnB gene encoding asparagine synthase (glutamine-hydrolyzing); the encoded protein is MCGISGFVNTNITEHKLCDSVKALYHRGPDGAGLYQDIDNRVSLGHARLSIIDLETGDQPITSSDDSIVLVCNGEVYDFESIRTELKNKGYQFKTKSDSEVILYLYQEYGIKFLKELRGEFSFILFDRIRKTVYAVKDRFGIKPLYYVEKEGQVLLGSEAKAIFASGLHNAKIDPLALRDTLSFVNVNTVFEGIQTVPPGCYLEISLQGKVEVRRYWDIELPKQIRPQTLEEAKPEIRHHLDEAVKTRLRADVPVGVYLSGGIDSAIIASTVSRLHPDKLKTFTICFNEVRQFDEAQIAQKQADAIGAESHTIICNRHNLFGNLEDSLWNVELPALNLHGVGKFLLSKLARQHVKVVLTGEGADEVFLGYPYFKGESFSIAQNIWTGNSKSTKMRGNHRQQKEFLKEQFGFIPQIEMAESFSEKRQGFFNRLFSHAHRLKLKQNHPVSRLHQIISRDKTDGLSFEQKRQFFSIKGHLASYILTILGDRQEMANSIEGRVPFLDHKLFEYARTIPVELKVKGENEKYVLKEAFKDRIIPEIYNRTKHPFSAPPLLVLKKTCPASRKLIEKYLSQAAIKQAGIFNVHFVRGLQIFHRLNFWSSSLKNRINSLLLYILTSQMLHDLFVVNLVENINQRCPELNVTKYVVHSKITDFVTCPEKEASCEEEVVY
- a CDS encoding crotonase/enoyl-CoA hydratase family protein; the encoded protein is MAHFSHCIESRDSEGLRDYARRCIDAVYFNNTQHELGITTISLIHGNALGGGLEAALSSAIIIVERQAKLGFPEVLFNLFPGMGAYNLLMQRVSPSMTEKIILSGKQYSAQEFYELGVIDELVDEGGGESAVNSYIRSSRNRLNSLKAMKKVRSCVNPLSYQAMLDIGDIWVDAAMNLTEKEIRMMSKLVNSQINFASKVSNPVTSQALAY
- a CDS encoding Clp protease/crotonase-like domain-containing protein — translated: MSNLYYTHEASLKNFKYLEVIVKPEQKSAWLYLNSEPRSCFTPELLKEVNEFHSILKNLNGKLPHEGRRIDIEFNIITSRHPVFSFGGIWHTSAIV
- a CDS encoding putative bifunctional diguanylate cyclase/phosphodiesterase, which encodes MDTQRRIKGSDSARLNDTDFKDALLMMVDDEPIMMELVQAFLEDEGYQRFISVEDPREAMAVLEKRRPDILLLDLVMPEISGFEILSQIRQHQEFAYLPVIVLTSSSDAPTKLKALELGATDFLAKPVDASELILRLRNTLALKAYLDQLAYYDGLTQLPNRKLFIDRLGWALQSAAVIAKQVAVLSIALDRFGQINESFGVQVGDRVLQAVTERIQEVVQSEEVVSSEDNSQCLARLGGDEFTALLPVLERPEEAAAIARKIINNLHHPFEINGQQLFVTASIGISLSPDDGHYPEQLIQSASSAMRHAKEQGKDLYRFYSSTINEQSRKRLALEGDLRQALANHQLELHYQPKVDIHTHQTIGMETLIRWVHPQKGMIPPDQFVPLAEELGLIVPIGSWILQQACLQTAQWTRAGLGALKVCVNVSGQQFKESDFPSRVTEALQQSGLQPQQLVIEITESMAMQDVQATIKVLKAIKQLGVGLSIDDFGTGYSSLSYLKRFPIDELKVDRAFIMEVPDNQDEVLIVQAIIAMAKALQLGVVVEGVETQEQLDFLKTTDSDVIQGYYFSKPLPAEAFREYVHQSLGNTPEP